The Toxotes jaculatrix isolate fToxJac2 chromosome 17, fToxJac2.pri, whole genome shotgun sequence genomic interval CAAGTCACTGCACATGCCCTGGAGTTCAATTAAATCCATCATTAAGAAATGGAGGGAAAACGGCAGGCCACAAACTGAATGACTGTGAGGGAGGCcaccaacacaacaacaacaactgggAAACATCAACTATTGGCTGGGTTCTTCACAAAGCTTAATGGGAGAGTAGCAAAGAGAAGGTCACTATTGTAGAAAGCACATATTAAATCTGGACCTCTCCCACTCTTAAGATACAAATGTGGGAATTTTAAAACTGTGACtcagtcatttttcactttATCCTTACATGAACGTCTTCAGCAAAGTCTCCTGACGCTTACTATGAAGACATTTCAGCAGTATGAATAGTTTTTGAGTTGAGCCGTCTTGTTCGAGTGGTACCTCAGTGGTGTAATCAAACTGTACTGTAATTACTAAAAGTGTTCTTTTCCTACAATGTTCTTTAGAGGTTGCAAAAACATGTTCTTCAGGGAACCATTATCGGGCGTTCCCTGAAGGTTGCCTGTTTGCTGGGACGTTTGTATGGGTCTGTAGTACTGAACGGTGTCAGCTGTCAGCGCACACAGCTACAGTAACCATCTGCACCGCATGAAGCTTAACTTTGTCCCATAGTACTCAAGTGAGTTTTTAACACCATTTAGGGTTGTAATACTTTAATTCATATTACTGGCAGATAGTATAGTGACATATAAAAGGCAAGCAGGCAGTAGATGACAACAATCAACTAAAAATACAACAACTCGATAAAACTAGATTTGGTAAAAATggtttgaaataaataaaatatgaaagcaCACAtaagaaaaccagcaaacagGTTCTGGGAACTTTGAGAAGCGCCTGACACCCTTTAAGACCAGGTTCCCCAGATTGTCACTGAAACCTCAGCAGTCCTAAAATCTTGTCTGCAGCCCTGTTTCATAGGTTTCAGTGTTGCAtttacagaaaacaggaaaatctAATACAAGTAAAACCACGAGTCCTATACAGCAACAACATTAAGCACCTGGCAGCTGAATGGGACAGTTTGCAGCTGCTGTCTGCGGCGAcagtgagcgtgtgtgtgcgcgtcaaTTACGCATTGCACCAATGTTGCGCAGCATTGACTTTCCTCAACACTTCTTCAGGAGCCGGAAACAAAACAAGTGTGTCATGTGATTCCTGCTTGTGAGTTTTGTCTATTATGTAGCTGTTGGTGGTAaagtcactttaaaaaaaaaggattcacAGAAGGTACGTGGAGCTATTTACTGTGTTAACTTGTattcttgtttaatttttaacttTATACATTTCAAATATGTCTAGCACGCAGAGGGTGGTGGTAGAGGCAGTCGGTGGTTGAGTTATAGGAGGAAGTAGCTAAATCTCGCCAGATACGTTGCGAAGCagctaacatgttagcatgctttAATTCCTTTTAAAGAACAGTTATATGAAGAGACTGTCTGAGTTACTTTGTACCGGTGACACCGttttaatggagcctgttgtctGCCTGCAGTTGCCGAGAGGTGAGGGTAACACTATCAAACGCTGGCCACCATGGCTGATGTGAGTATGGCCTCTTATCCCAGTTAGCTTGTTGGAGTGAACCCTGTCCTTCCCCCTggcacagagaaaggaaaaaaaaaaaacattacagtttGTAATTTTGACAACATTATACAACATTTCGGCAAAATATAACTCGAAGATTAAAGTGGCGTGAATTCATTGTAAAACCTGAGCCTGGATATTGTTGGATATTATGTTCGCCACGCTCTGTCATGGGGTTTTTATGAGAGCTCACAAACAGGAAGGCATTAAAGTGACAGAGCTTTCAGTGAGGTTAGCACCTGACAAGCCATCAAACTGTAGCTGGGCCGCCCGTGTATCTGTCAGTGTGGTGGAGAAGCTTCTCTAAAGTCATCATTTTCTATCATATAACATTTTTCCCCTTTGCAGGATTTGAAGAGATACCTGTACAAACAGCTGCAAAggtgagtgtgactgaagtgacACAATGTTAAAGCTATGACTCACAGTTGTCAATGAATGTATCAAAATGTTTAGAGTTTCATTTGTAAAATCTGCTGTCTCTTCAGTGTTGATGGTCTTCATGCCATTGTAGTGACAGACAGGGATGGTGTCCCAGTTATCAAAGGTAAGAAACCATTTTCTTAatcctaaaaaataaaagaaatcctTAAGCCTTGACTGTGTTAGTTTTGCGTTTCCTGTTTAACATAGACTATACTTCAAATACTGTCTTGATGTGGGCGTTTCACAGAGGAAGGTATAGCCGTTCACTTTTCAGAGAGTTGTTGTCAACATTGCTGCTGTGTTATTGCAGTTGCCAACGACAACGCTCCGGTCCACGCTCTGAGACCTGGCTTCTTGTCCACGTTCGCTCTGGCCACAGATCAGGGAAGCAAGCTGGGCCTCTCAAAGAACAAGAGCATCATCTGCTACTACAACACCTACCAGGTTGGGAAAACACCAGCCTTGCAGTCGTGATTCGGTGCAGCGGCTGACCCGGTTTACCCAGTTTTGGGCCTAACATGTTTGTCGTGTTTGTCTGTTGAACAGATTGTGCAGTTCAATCGGTTGCCTCTGGTCATCAGTTTCATTGCCAGTAGCAACGCCAACACAGGTAAAATCTCTGTCAGTGATCATTGTACATAGTTCACTTCAGTCCACTGTAACAATGGTAGTTTCTGAACGTCTTTCAAAAGCCATATATATACTGAAGATAATGAGGCATAGATACAGTTGAGAATAAATAGGGACTGTCTCCAGTAGCTGGTCCAGTTGACAGCAGTACCCTCTGTGCGTCCTCAGGTATCATCATGAGTCTGGAGAAGGAGTTGGCTCCACTAATAGAGGAACTGAGGCAGGTGGTGGAGGTGACATAAGCCCTGCGGACAGACTGGACAGCCCTAAGCGAGGTCACCTTTCCGGATCACGTCCTGCTCGCTGAATCTCTCCATCTCTAATGGTGCATTCGTGTTCTGTGGGGAAAAAACCTGTCTGgaggttttttttaacagttcaaATCCTGACTTTGAAGTGTGAACATCTTCAGACCTGTTTACATCATGATTGAAATTtcctgtagttttttttttttttttttttgtctgttcactttgctttctgccattttctgttAAACTGTTGTTTCACAGCTAAGACAGAGTTTGTATGTCAAATCAAATGTctgaataaatatttcatttttagcaCCTGAAGTGGTTTCCCTGCCTTTTTTCACTGTTAAGGTCATCCTTTGTGGGAGGGTTTGCCTGCGGCCTTTTTCCATGTGATGCCTTTTATACTGGCAGTCAAAAGTATTTTAAAGAGACACTCATCCTGTGTTAAATTAAAAGCCACATACTAAATATTTCTGGGGTGACGTCTGACAAATTGAAGAGGGTAATAGATGAGCAGCATGCATGTAAAATGCGTGGCTGTAAATTTTTTGGGGGGCAAATCAGTTTTGCAGTTATTAAAGGATAAAactagaaatgtttttctttttgtcaacaaaCCCCACACACAGACCTAAACCAGCAATGAACCGATGCCACTAacgtgtgtgtattttcctcctctttgtcacTGAGCTCAACTGCTATgcaaaaactatttaaaaacgCTTCACAGAGTGAAGCGGTTCCACTGGTCGACATGTTCCCTCATTATTATAAATGCACACTGTAGTTTAATTTGACCCAATCACACATCCtgtacacactgacagaaatacACACCGAAGAGTACCAAACATTATctgcaactgaaaaaaagtcCCCAACAAACGCTCCATTTCCTCTTGTTTGAGTGAGATTTGCTAATATCTACAGGAGTAAGCTGTTACAGGAAATGACTGaacctttaaaaataaaaattaaattacagatAAGTGAGCCAGTTTTAAGATTTTGCTCTTCAGTCGAAGGCTGTGGGCTTGGGGGGCCTTGGAGTGCCACAGATAGGGTAAGGAAGTCAGCAAGTATCATGAGACCGACAATCACGTTGTTAGATTTAGTATCATACAATAATCCTACACAATAATCCTGACttttaaataactgttaaaGCAAACGCTCATGTTAAACATTCTTAGAATAAGCATCCTCTGGGACAGAAGAGCAGCCGAGTAAGACTGCTGAACTGGAGGCTCATGAGAAATGAAGCATCTCTCTGCTAAATAAATATGTCTTCAAGCAAAAACCGGAGTCAGCCTCCAGTCAGTTCGCTCAGGGGAAAGGTTTCCCAGTGTTATTCAAGGTCAAGTTTACTCTTCAGCCTCGGACAGTGCTCGCCATCGTTCGTCCAGTTGATGTGACATCCTTCATGAAGGTGGGGCTTCTATCCATCCGTCTCCTGCGTCTCCGCTCACAGAGGTCATCGACCTTTTCTGATCTGTGACTGGAAACAAAGAGGAGTGTCACCGCTGGCAGCAAGAACTGAGAGCAACTTAGAGAAATCGACCGATCCTTTaatgaatgtttttctgttccAAGCCAAATCAAGTCAAAATCGCGGCTAACTTCAAAACGCTTGAGTTTAAGTCGTCTTCTTCATGTCCTTTAATTGAATAAATGTCCACACTGAGGTTTCCCAAAAACCATTCAATTAGaccattaaaatatttattagctTCTTAATAATCTTCCCAGCATGCACATTTGGGCTAATTCTCCAGAAACCCTTCTACCTGATGAACTGATGTCCACCTGTTAAGGCAGATAACCTCCATCAGTCACAGTCCTTTCTCTGAAAAAAGTATAACCAAACACTTTTTCATGGGGATGGGAAGGGGAAACGTTCATTACTCGGTGGGTCTGATTTATGTTGACCTGCTGGAATCTCACACTGCTTCTTTACGGACCAGGTCAGCATCTCTAAGTATATGGAACCTTTGAGTTTTTCTGGTTTTCAAGTTTTAGCTGTTTGCATTGTATCAGTGGCAGGAACAAGAAGAAATCTTGATACTTCAATTCCCACACAatcatttacacaaacacagtaagtAGTCTAACTGCAGCAGTGAGTCCCAATAAATGCAACAGGCAGTAGGATTCGAGTCCATAGGCTAATGATTAGTGTCTACTGTCCTCTTTGTAACCGCCAAGCTGTCTCTTCTGTGTTCTTTAAATACAGGTAGAATTATGATCTGTGCAGGAAGTGATGAGGACAGCAGGTAAGAACACGGGGGGGCACCACCGGCAGCagagtcaagtcaagtcaacaAGTTTGCAGTCGGTTACTGACTCATCTCAGAGCTTCTGTTAAGGAGCCGGGCTGTGGCTATTTCTTGAAAGGAGGACAGTATCTTCTACAGACCCAGTAGTTGAGTAGTAGTCCTAACAGGTCACAAAGATTCAACTTTCAAAGTGGAAGCATCAAAGTcttgtgtcacacacacacattcagtgacATGGTACAATAGTGTGTTTTTTCTTAACCAGCAGAGGATCAGTGATTTAAGAAACATGGTGCTTTTCAGTAATAAGGAAGTGGGTTAATATTACACAAGATATTTGACATATTACCCATATTGActggagtggagaggaggaggctctCCAACAGTTactggtattaaaaaaaaaaaaaaaaaaaaaaaaaaaaaaaaaatagaaacttcCCGAACAAACTCACCAGCTTCCACCTCAGAATCTTGATCCACTCATCTGCTTCCACACCCGTCTTTGCACAGAGATAAAACGTCCTCTCAGGAAACACCaggctgtggacacacacacacacacagataaggaGAGTCACactgggaggagggaggagctgtgCTGTGTTCCAGTATATGATCCAGTTTTTATTCTAAAAAGTTGTGTGTGCAAACTAAAAAGTGGACACAGGGCTGAACATTTGCTTTGTCATTTGCCTTTTAACTGGGAAGAGGACTTGTCCTCGTTGTCTGCTGCTGGTTCTACTTCTGAGTCCACAATGCGACCCCACAACACAACTGGGTTGCACAACAGTTC includes:
- the lamtor3 gene encoding ragulator complex protein LAMTOR3 — translated: MADDLKRYLYKQLQSVDGLHAIVVTDRDGVPVIKVANDNAPVHALRPGFLSTFALATDQGSKLGLSKNKSIICYYNTYQIVQFNRLPLVISFIASSNANTGIIMSLEKELAPLIEELRQVVEVT